A region of Polyodon spathula isolate WHYD16114869_AA chromosome 4, ASM1765450v1, whole genome shotgun sequence DNA encodes the following proteins:
- the LOC121314299 gene encoding gamma-glutamyl hydrolase-like, with protein MTPLRCAALLVFYNSVLILVCNAEERNDRPIIGVLAQEYQSSGMSYIAASYVKFLESAGARVVPIRISQSEEEYEKLFNSLNGILFPGGGANLTSSGYAKSASVFYRLALKANDRGDFFPVWGTCLGFEELTYLTSGELLLTATNTSNVSLPLDFMPDAKDSRLFKNIPEDVLKSLATEPITENSHHWSVSVKSFYMNDKLQNFYRVLTTNKVNVKFISTMEAYKYPIYGTQWHPEKNPFEWTRPVISHSPSAVKASFYIADFFVNEARKNFHRFSSTEEEMKALIYNYNPVFTGKVSSFEQIYIFVPASLMEVPNESVLKNSSTSQN; from the exons ATGACCCCCCTACGTTGTGCAGCACTGCTTGTTTTTTACAACTCGGTCTTAATCCTGGTGTGCAACGCGGAAGAACGGAACGACCGACCTATTATTG GTGTTTTGGCACAAGAATATCAGTCTTCAGGAATGTCTTATATTGCTGCTTCATATGTGAAGTTCTTGGAATCTGCTGGAGCAAGAGTCGTACCAATAAG AATAAGCCAGTCAGAAGAAGAATATGAAAAACTTTTCAATTCTTTAAATGG AATTCTGTTTCCCGGAGGAGGTGCCAATTTAACCTCATCAGGGTATGCTAAATCTGCAAGTGTGTTTTACAGACTGGCCTTGAAg GCCAATGATCGAGGCGACTTCTTCCCTGTGTGGGGCACCTGTTTGGGATTTGAGGAACTTACATATCTTACCAGTGGAGAGCTCCTCCTGACAGCAACTAATACCTCAAATGTTTCACTTCCACTGGATTTTATGCCAG ATGCCAAGGATAGCAGACTGTTCAAGAATATCCCTGAAGATGTGCTAAAATCACTTGCCACTGAGCCCATAACAGAGAACTCCCACCACTGGAGTGTCTCTGTCAAG AGTTTCTATATGAACGATAAACTGCAAAATTTCTACAGAGTTCTGACAACTAACAAAGTCAATGTGAAGTTTATATCTACAATGGAAG CCTATAAATACCCGATTTATGGAACCCAGTGGCACCCAGAAAAGAATCCCTTTGAGTGGACAAGACCGGTGATCTCTCATTCCCCATCAGCTGTAAAGGCATCATTTTATATAGCGGATTTCTTTGTAAATGAAG ctcgAAAAAACTTTCACAGGTTTTCAAGTACGGAAGAAGAAATGAAAGCGCTGATCTACAACTACAATCCTGTGTTTACAGGAAAGGTCTCTTCATTcgaacaaatatatattttcgtTCCCGCAAGCTTGATGGAAGTGCCTaatgaatctgttttaaaaaacagttctaCCTCACAAAACTGA